From Pseudochaenichthys georgianus chromosome 11, fPseGeo1.2, whole genome shotgun sequence, a single genomic window includes:
- the slc39a7 gene encoding zinc transporter Slc39a7, translating into MGCVRLLALTLAASAVLLLASHSTTAHSHSHGDHGHGHHGHSHDEIEDVKMFHGASKWSAEANVPLEEEEHHGHDHGHAHDHGHAHDHGHDHGHAHDHGHAHDHGHQEDIVRVHKEENGHGGERVKREAEPEKRDTLELWTQAIGATLLISAAPFLILFLIPVQSNSDQHQNLLKVLLSFASGGLLGDAFLHLIPHALEPHAHHGEEDPGHSHASEESQDHGHSHGAAHSHTMSVGLWVLGGIIAFLVVEKFVRALKGGHSHSHGHSHDAPKEKDSDGEDEKEGKKKEGEKSKDKAVSKKEEPKSTDIKVSGYLNLAADFTHNFTDGLAIGASFLVSPAVGAVTTLTILLHEVPHEIGDFAILVQSGCTKKKAMCLQLLTALGALAGTSCSLLAEGVGAAATAWILPFTAGGFVYIATVTVLPELLAGRTSFGQSLMEILALLFGVGMMVLIAEYE; encoded by the exons ATGGGCTGTGTACGTCTGCTGGCACTGACACTGGCCGCATCTGCAGTCCTCCTGTTAGCCTCCCATTCAACCACCGCTCATAGCCATTCCCATGGCGACCATGGACATGGCCACCACGGCCACTCTCACGATGAAATTGAGGATGTGAAGATGTTCCATGGAGCGAGCAAGTGGAGCGCCGAGGCTAACGTCCctctggaggaagaggagcaccACGGACACGATCACGGGCACGCTCATGATCACGGACACGCTCATGACCATGGACACGATCACGGACATGCTCATGATCACGGGCACGCTCATGATCACGGACATCAGGAGGATATTGTCCGGGTGCACAAGGAGGAAAATGGACACGGAGGGGAGAGGGTGAAGAGGGAGGCAGAACCAGAGAAGAGGGATACGTTGGAGCTCTGGACACAG GCTATCGGAGCGACCCTGCTGATCAGTGCGGCCCCTTTCCTCATCCTGTTCCTGATTCCAGTTCAGTCCAACAGCGACCAGCACCAGAACCTGCTCAAAGTGCTGCTCAGCTTCGCCTCAGGCGGACTGCTGGGTGACGCCTTCCTCCACCTCATACCACACGCTTTGG AGCCCCACGCTCACCATGGAGAAGAAGATCCCGGACACTCGCATGCAAGTGAAGAGTCACAGGACCACGGCCACTCCCACG GGGCTGCCCACAGTCACACGATGTCCGTGGGTCTGTGGGTTCTCGGTGGGATCATAGCCTTCCTGGTCGTGGAGAAGTTTGTGCGGGCACTGAAGGGAGGCCACAGTCATTCCCACGGCCACTCACATG ATGCTCCCAAGGAAAAGGACAGCGatggagaagatgaaaaggaaggAAAGAAGAAAGAGGGGGAAAAAAGCAAAGACAAAGCGGTGTCAAAGAAAGAGGAGCCAAAGAGCACAG ACATCAAGGTGTCGGGTTACCTGAACCTTGCAGCTGACTTCACACATAACTTCACTGACGGCCTGGCCATCGGAGCGTCGTTCCTGGTCAGTCCTGCGGTGGGCGCCGTCACCACCCTCACCATCCTGCTGCACGAGGTCCCGCATGAGATCGGAGACTTTGCCATCCTTGTTCAGTCCGGCTGCACCAAAAAAAAG GCCATGTGTCTACAGCTGTTGACTGCTCTGGGAGCTCTGGCCGGCACATCTTGCTCCCTATTGGCCGAGGGCGTGGGCGCTGCGGCGACCGCCTGGATCCTGCCGTTCACTGCCGGCGGATTTGTTTACATCGCCACGGTGACCGTGCTCCCAGAACTGCTAGCGGGCCGCACCAGTTTCGGCCAGTCTCTGATGGAGATCCTGGCCCTGCTGTTCGGAGTGGGCATGATGGTGCTGATCGCTGAGTACGAGTGA
- the LOC117455580 gene encoding formyl peptide receptor 2-like codes for MSLNASFPLLNPSKNDQASIKDAEAIMKNVSMVLYALTVLLGIPGNSMVIWVVRFKLKLNVTNVWLLNLAIADLIFSITRIFSLTKNLFFDHWPFGTFICKFNGFFKYTNMFCSVFLLAVISLDRALCVWHPVFTKRRRTIWAARVVAFCVWCSAIIFSTPYLVYRKVYLGKNNLSKCSMEVKEGNTIAKPILYSIRFLCGFMMPFLVILICYILAAIGIRRTRLTGKSRSLRILASLVAAFFLCWAPYHCLLLVKMVDSKNTVVKIWHPVAKGVGYFNSCVNPLMYFCIGLGVRGRFRQSLAGVYRRALADYGEGQVTQSHDQSLDDSSGSKHSTAIVAGSSLTTVEVARV; via the exons ATGTCTCTCAATGCATCCTTTCCACTCCTTAACCCTTCCAAGAATGACCAGGCATCAATTAAGGACGCTGAAGCCATCATGAAAAACGTCTCCATGGTCCTCTACGCTCTGACTGTCCTGCTTGGCATCCCAGGGAACTCCATGGTGATCTGGGTGGTTAGATTCAAGCTCAAG CTAAATGTAACCAACGTTTGGCTGTTGAATCTGGCGATAGCGGACTTGATCTTCTCCATCACGCGAATCTTCTCCCTCACCAAGAACCTCTTCTTCGACCACTGGCCATTCGGCACCTTCATCTGCAAGTTCAACGGCTTCTTCAAGTACACCAACATGTTCTGCTCCGTCTTCCTGTTGGCTGTGATCAGTCTGGACCGAGCCCTCTGCGTCTGGCATCCCGTCTTCACCAAGCGGCGTCGCACCATATGGGCCGCCAGGGTGGTGGCTTTCTGCGTCTGGTGCTCAGCGATTATCTTTAGCACTCCATACCTTGTCTACCGCAAAGTCTACCTGGGGAAGAACAACCTGAGCAAGTGCTCTATGGAGGTGAAGGAGGGGAACACCATTGCTAAACCAATTCTCTACTCAATCCGCTTCCTCTGTGGCTTCATGATGCCTTTCCTGGTCATCCTTATCTGTTACATCCTTGCCGCAATTGGTATCCGTCGAACCCGCCTCACAGGGAAGTCCCGCTCCCTGCGCATATTGGCATCATTAGTTGCtgccttcttcctctgctgggcGCCATACCACTGCCTCCTGCTGGTGAAGATGGTGGACAGTAAGAACACAGTGGTGAAAATCTGGCACCCTGTGGCGAAGGGTGTCGGCTACTTTAACAGCTGTGTGAACCCGCTGATGTACTTCTGCATTGGGCTGGGAGTGAGGGGGCGGTTCAGGCAGAGTCTGGCGGGGGTGTACAGGAGAGCTCTGGCGGACTATGGGGAGGGACAGGTGACCCAATCCCACGACCAATCTCTGGATGACAGCAGCGGGTCAAAGCACAGTACTGCCATAGTGGCAGGAAGCAGTCTCACAACAGTGGAGGTAGCTAGAGTTTGA